One region of Thunnus albacares chromosome 20, fThuAlb1.1, whole genome shotgun sequence genomic DNA includes:
- the LOC122971052 gene encoding ankyrin repeat and SOCS box protein 12-like has translation MLQLRTSEEEESSCEISQLRQAVLQNNDRLLDEMLCQEIYKKVINCRGGWGIAGTPLHAAVSKGHLSCLQVLLTHGALVDCVDVKAQTPLFAAVRGKYLDCVLALLRAGANPNGSSTNNCSPVLTAAREGDVEILKELLKHGAEVNSRSKVLLWTSRARVSSGPLYLAAVYGHMECFKLLLLYGADPDYNCTDAKLLSSIKQPKTVLEMCLRHGCGVEYIQLLIDFGANVYLPTLIIEKSTKQNEAVELLLQERGNPKALTSQCRLAIRRYLKKINKIHCIDQLEMPTSLINFLQYKPVPVTVL, from the exons ATGCTCCAGTTAAGGAcctctgaagaagaagaaagcagtTGTGAAATTTCCCAGCTCAGACAAGCGGTGTTACAAAACAATGACAGACTCCTTGATGAGATGCTCTGCCAAGAAATCTACAAGAAGGTCATcaactgcagaggtggctggGGCATTGCAGGCACGCCTCTGCACGCTGCAGTGTCTAAAGGCCATCTCAGCTGTCTGCAGGTTTTGTTAACCCATGGCGCCCTTGTAGACTGTGTGGATGTCAAGGCCCAGACGCCCCTCTTTGCAGCTGTTCGTGGGAAATACCTGGACTGTGTCTTAGCGCTCCTCAGAGCCGGCGCCAACCCCAACGGGAGTTCAACCAACAACTGCTCCCCCGTCCTCACTGCTGCACGGGAGGGTGATGTGGAGATATTAAAGGAACTGCTTAAACATGGCGCAGAGGTGAACTCCCGCTCCAAAGTCTTACTCTGGACCTCTAGAGCCAGGGTGTCCAGCGGGCCGCTGTACCTGGCTGCTGTTTACGGACACATGGAGTGCTTCAAACTGCTGCTCCTGTATGGGGCAGACCCAGATTACAACTGCACAGATGCAAAGCTGCTGAGTTCTATCAAGCAGCCTAAAACTGTGCTGGAGATGTGCCTCAGGCATGGCTGCGGAGTGGAGTACATCCAGCTTCTGATCGACTTTGGTGCAAATGTCTACCTCCCCACGCTGATCATCGAGAAGTCCACGAAGCAGAATGAGGCTGTGGAGCTGCTTCTGCAGGAAAGAG GAAATCCAAAGGCCTTGACTTCCCAGTGCCGACTCGCTATCCGCAGATACCTCAAAAAGATCAACAAGATCCACTGCATCGACCAGCTGGAAATGCCAACAAGTCTCATTAACTTCTTGCAATACAAGCCAGTCCCAGTCACTGTCCTGTAG